In the Gavia stellata isolate bGavSte3 chromosome 17, bGavSte3.hap2, whole genome shotgun sequence genome, GTGGGGAGAGTGGCGGCGGGATCGCGGCCATGCGGCACGACGGGTGCGGGGAGGAGCTGGCGGGAACCGGCCTGACCGGTTCGGTGCCGGCACCCCCAGTGCCGGGGGGCtcgggcggccccgccgccggcacgTGGCCCGGCTGAAGGTCACCGTCCCCGGGGCCACCCGCCTGCCAGGGTGAGCGGGCTCGCTGCCCTGCCGCAAACTCTCCCTCTGCCAAAAAGCGCGGCGGCGAGCCCTTGCTTGCCGCTCCGGCACACTTTGCTGCTGGTGGCCGGTTTTTGGGTGCGCCAACCAGGTCGGTGGCACTGAGGGATTTCGGTGGCACAGAGCGGTTTCGGTGGCACAGGAGAATCCCGGTGCTGCAGGGGAGTGGCTGGTGGCACTGGCTGTCCGGAAGGGTGAGCCGGCGCTGAGCTCACCGGGAAGGTGTCCCGCGGGCGCGGCGGTGACGCACAGCCCCGGCACAGGGTGCCGGCGGGTGGGGGCTCGGTGTGGCGATGGCGCTGGTCCCGCTGGGGCATCTCCTCCTCGGGGAGCATGGCCCCCGGCTGTTGGCGCGCATCACCCGGCTCTGGGGTAAGGGGGGGGTGAACCCCCAAATTTGAGGACCTCCGTGGGTGGGAGGCCTCGATGGGCTGTGCCAGGATCCGGCTGGGCCGTATCCTGCCTCGGCCGATCGGCAGCCAGGGATTTTGGGGATTAGGGGATGCTGGCACGTCCCCGCCTGGAGGGTTTGGCCATCAGGTCAACACCAGGAGCTCTTCACCATGGGGGGGTGTGAGCACCCCTTGGCCCCAAACGCTGCCCGGACCTCGGGGGGTGTCCGCACCCCCTAACcgtgctgctctcccctccagACCCGCCCTGTGCCCCGCTGGTGCCGGGGGATGCCGGCATGCCGGTGCCCACCTGCCCGCAGCGCCCTGCCCTGAGCCCGGTGCCGGAGCCCGGCCACGCCATGGAGGAGCCGGCCGACGGTGGGGCCGAGCCCTGGGCCGAGGGGCTGcgcaacagcaacaacaacgCTTCCCCGGGGGGGTGGACGGGTGCCCGCGGCGGGCACCCCCTGGCACCTTTCGGTGGCCCCGGGACCGAGCCCAGCTACCTGGGGCGGGTGGTGCTGGAGATCGTGGAGTCGGAGCGCACCTACGCCCGTGACCTGCGCAGCATCGTGGAGGTGAGCGCCGGGGCGGGACACCCCTCgaagggggtttgggggggcggCCAGTTGCACCGGGGCCGCCACCCCCAACTGCGGGTGCCCGGCAGGGTTACCTGGGCAAGATCATCGACGCGGAGGAGCCGGTGCTGCGGCCGGAGCAGGTCAGCGCGCTTTTTGGCAACATCGAGGACATCTACGAGCTCAGCAGGTGAGTGCTCCCGGTGCTGCCGGGGTGTGGGGGGGCACAGCCGGTGCCACCCCGTCCCACGGTGGCGGGGGGCTGCTGTCACCCCATCCCCTCTGTCCCCTCCAGCACGCTGCTGCAAAACCTGGAGAGCTGCGCCAGCGACCCCGTGGCTGTGGCCGTCTGCTTCGTCACCCGGGTAAGGGCGGGCGCaatggggggcaccgggggggcaCGGGGCCGTGCCGGGCTCTCACCGCGCTCCCCATCTCCACAGAGCCAGGAGTTTGCCATCTACACCCAGTACTGTAACAACTACCCCAGGTGAGTAgggggggcgcgggcgggcaggggggcaggcggggggctgagcccgctccctgcccgcaGCTCGGTGGCGGCGCTGGCCGAGTGCATGAGGAGCAAGCCGCAGGCTCGGTTCCTCCGCGAGTGCCAGGAGCGGCTGCGGCACGCGCTGCCCCTCGGCGCCTACCTGCTCAAGCCCGTCCAGAGGATCCTCAAGTACCACCTGCTGCTCCAGGTGAGCCGGCACCCGGCGCGTGGTGCGGCATGGCGCGGGCACCCGGTACAGGATGGGTACCCGGTGTGGCATGGGTGTGTGGTGTGGGCGCCTGGCACAGTCTGGGCACCCGGTGTGGCATGGGGATGTGGCATGGCATGGGCACCCGGCAGAGTAGTGGCACCCAGCGCAGTCTGGGTGCCCGGCATGGCATGGGGATGTGGCAGAGCATGAGTTCCTGGCACAGTTGAGGCAGCTGATGTGGCACAGGCACCCGGCACAGCCTGGTCCCCCGGCATTGCAGGGACACCCGGTGTGGTGAAGGCACCCAGCATGGTGTGAGCTCATGGCATGGCACAGGCACGTGGCACAGCCTGGCACATGGCATGGCACAGGCACCTGGTGTGGCACACTTCCACGGCACAGTCCAGGCACCCGGCACAGCACATCTCCCTGGCACAGCCTGGTCCCCTGGCATGGCACAGGCACCCTTCCCTGGCGCAGCCTGGTTCCCCGGCATGGCACAGGCACCCTTCCCTGGCACAGCCTGGTTCCCTGGCATGGCACAGGCACCCAGCATGGCCCATTTCCCCGGCACAGTGCACACACCCAGCATAGCACAGGCGCCTGGCACAGCCCCGGCACCGAGCACCGCAGCCCCATTGGTGCCGCCCCGACACCGTGTCCTTTGCCGGCAGGAGATTGCCAAGCACTTTGAGCACAAGTCGGGGGACGACTACGAGGTGGTGCTGGAGGCCATCGACACCATGACCTGCGTCGCCTGGTACATCAACGACATGAAACGCAAGCACGAGCACGCCATCCGCCAGCAGGTAGGCGCCGGCGGCGCGGTGGGTGGCACCGGGCGGGCACTGCTGCGGCAGCGGGTGGCCTGACgcgcccgtccccggggaccCGTGCAGGAGATCCAGTCGCTGCTGTTGGGCTGGAAGGGGCCAGACCTGACCAGCTACGGGGAGCTGGTGCTGGAGGGCACCTTCCGGGTGCAGCGGGTGCGCCACGAGCGTGCCGTCTTCCTCTTCGACAAGACCCTCCTCATCACCAAGCGCCGCGGTGACCACTATGTCTACAAGAGCCACATCCCGGTGGGTGCCGGGGATGGGGGGCcaggggggtgctggggatgggggagccTGGGGGTCCCGGGGATGGGGGAGCTCGGGGGTGCCGGGGATGGGGGgccaggggggtcccagggatggggagcccGGGGGTGCCGGGGATGGGGGgccaggggggtcccagggatggggagcccGGGGGTGCCGGGGATGGGGGgccaggggggtcccagggatggggagcccGGGGGTGCCAGGGATGGGGGGCCAGGGGAgtcccagggatggggagcccGGGGGTGCCAGGGATGGGGGGCCAGGGGGGTCGTGGGGATGGGGGGCCAggggggtgcctggggggcTGACGGCCTCTCCCCGCAGTGCTCCTCGCTGATGCTGATCGAGAGCACGCGGGACTCGCTTTGCTTCAGCCTGGCTCACTACAagcacagcaagcagcagcacagcctgcaggtaggggggcacagggtggggggcaccctAGGGACCTCCCTGCCCGACCCCActgccctccctgtcccccccaggcCAAGAGCGTGGAGGAGAAGCGTGTGTGGACCCACCACATCAAGCGGCTCATCCTGGAGAACCACCACGCCATCATCCCCCAGAAGGTGAGGGCAGAGCGGGACGGGCACCGCAGTGGCACTGGGGTCCCCCCCGCATGGCGAGGTGGGGGCGGCTGCACCCCGGCTTCACCCCCCATCTCTCTCCACCTTTCCTCCGCCCCAGGCCAAGGAAGCCATCCTGGAGATGGACTTGTTCTGTGAGTGCCACCAGCGCCCCGcggtcccctccctgccctcgcgtgtcccccctgtcccccagcGTCACCCCCTGTGCCCGCAGATCCCCCGCGCctgccccgctgcagccccgAGCACCTGAAGAAGAGCTGGTCCTGCCAGCCCCTGGGCGACACCGCCGCCGAGCCGCGCCAGGGCCGCCGGCAGTCCGGTGAGACCCGTGCATCCCCGGTGTCCCCGCTACCACCGCCGCTGTCCCTTCCCTGGGGCAAAGCCACCGCCGGCTCGTGCCGATGCCCGCGGGCGGGGATGATGGGCACTGGGTGCCGGCGCTGAcgggtgtccctgtccccgcaGAGCCCTTCCAGCGCCGGGACCGCGCGGAGACACTGCCAGACCGGCTTCACGGGCACATGGGGCGCAGGCAGTCGGGTGCGGACGCTGGCGGGGAGTGGGGACCCcagctggggcggggggggctgggTGCCGGGcttggggtgctggtggggttGGGGACGGGTTGGGAGATGCAGGGATGATGCCACTGTCGCCTGATTTGGGTGCCCAACTTCTCCCCGCAGAGCCTACCAAGCAGATCCTGCGGCAGCTGGGCGAGCAAGGTGAGCTGGCACGGCCGCTGGCACCGGTGGGGTGGGtggaggggggccaggggctggggggggcatTTTGGGGTGCTGCTCCCCCCCATAACCtccacttttctctttcttggcTGGCAGGACTCAAGGTAAGGCCGGGGTGCGGGGTGGGCTGGGGTGCCCcgtgtccccagccctggcacacCGCTTGCCGGGGTGGCACGGGGCGCTGAGCCCGGCACTCGTCCCCGAGCAGCACGCTGGCAGCGACGGGGCTCTCCTGGAGGCAGGggagcccccccagcaccccagtgCCTGGGCGGTGCCTGAGGGcgtggtggaggaggaagaggaggaagaggaggaggagacttTGGGCAAGGActgccaggaggagctgcctggggtCGGGGACCTGCCGGTGGAgccccaggaggagcaggtacccaccccggccccccaaaccccagggaGGGCACTCACTGCGTAGTGCTACCCAGGGCACCCCATGTAACTCCTGGGGCGCCCCATATTGTTCCCAGGGTGTACCCCACATCACTCCCGGGGCACCCAGCATCACTCCTGGAGCACCCGATGTTGCTCGCAGGGCATCCCACGTCACTTCTGGGGCACCCTGCGTCACTCTGGGGGTACCCCACATCATTCCCGGGGCACCCAGCATCACTCCTGGGGCACCCGATGTTGCTCACAGGGCATCCCGCATCACTTCTGGGGCACCCCACATCACTCTCGGGGCACCCAGCATCACTCCTGGGGCACCCGATGTTGCTCGCAGGGCATCCCGCATCACTTCTGGGGCACCCCGCGTCACTCTTGGGGTACCCCACATCACTCCTGGGGCACCCAGCATCATTCCTGGGGCACCGAATGTTGCTCGCAGGGCATCCCGCATCACTTGTGGGGCACCCCGTATCACTTCCAAAGCACCCCACATCACTCCCAGGGCACCCTACATCACTCCCGGGGTACCCCGCATCACTCCCGGGGCACCCTTTGTTGCTCCCGGCACCGCTGTGGGATCCTCAGCCGTGGCTTGGCCAGGACTCATCTCCAGCAGCGCTCCTGCTCGGAGAAGCTGGGGGgggtctccctgcagcccatgacACCCCACGTTTGCTCTTGCCCAGGTCGGGGGGCACCCACCGGCGCCGGAGGGACCCAAGCGGCCAAGcagctgggggccagggagctgCGAGAAGGTCAGtgcggccccgcagcccccaccCAGGGATCCGGAGGGACCCAGCACCCACCCGCCTGCCCCTCCGCAGGCCGGCAGCGCTGGGGAGCACcctgaggggctgggggcacccgAAGCCCCGTCCTCGGCGGGGACCCCGGTGCTGCCCGGCAGGGAGGGGGAGCCGGAGCGTGCTGCGGAGGATTTGCAGGGGCTgagcagcgaggaggaggaggaggaggaagaagaagaagaaggagctgCCGGCAGCATCCTGCCGCCCTCGGTGCTGGACCAAGCCAGCGTCATCGCCGAGCGCTTCGGTGGTGGCGGCAGCTTCTCCCGCCGCAGCAGCCTGGCGCTGGATGGGCCGGCGGCGCGACCGGCCAGCCGTAGCggcagtgccctcagcctgGACGGCGGTCCCCCGCTCGAGGCCGGGGAGCCCGGGGGGTCCCGCAGCACCATCCCCTCACCCGAACCCCTCGCCGGAGCCCGCCGGGAGTCGATACTCTCCAGCCGGGACCGCCTGCTCCTCGACAAGATCAAGAGCTACTACGGCCACGCTGAGCACCGGGACGCCGGCTTCAGCGTTCGCCGCCGCGAGAGCCTCTCCTTCATCCCCAAAGGGCTGGTGCGAAGCTCCGTCTGCCGCCTCAacggcctcccccggcccccggcgAGCCCTGAGCCCCCCACCCAGCCGGCACCGGGCGGGCCCGAGGCATCGCCGGAGGAGCCGTGCCAGGAGAATGGGGTGCAGCCCCCCGAGCCGCTGCTCATCCTGGAGGAGGACGACCTGGGTGCCGTGGGCGAggggccgccggccgggccACCGCCGCAGCTGCTGCTGACCCCCCCGCACGCCGGCACCAAGGTGTACCAGTTGGCGCGGCAGTACAGCCTCCGCATCAAGAGCCGCCGCGCTGGCGCCCGTTGCGCCCCGGCGCACCCAGAGGAGGGGGACCCATGTGCTGGCACAGTGGCTgtgccgcggggcggggggccagTACCGTCACCCTCCCCGGGtgccccccgcagccccctgAGCCCCGGCGGTGCTGAGCCCTTCGCCTGGCCCGACGTGCGGGAGCTTCGCGCCCGTTTCGGTGCCCCACGGCCCCCGCCGGTGAGCCGCAGCCGCTCGGCACCTGAAGGGCCGTGCCGGGGCGGCCGGCCAGCCGAGAAGGAGCGGGGCAGTGGCCGGAGCCGGAGTGCCGAGGCAGGCGGGGGGCCCAGCACCCCCGGGCCGGTGCCGGCACGGCATGGCAGTGACGGGGCGCTGTGGGTGGCAGCGGAGGCCCCCCTGGGTACTGGGCAGCgggtgctggtgctggagcGGTTGCCAGCCCCCCCTGAGCCCCCCACTTACGTGCAGATCCGCTCGCCCACCACCCGGGAGAAGATCTGCTTGAAGGCGGTGGTGGAGCGCTGCAAAGCCTACCAGGCATCCGAGGAGTACCGGCGGCGCTGCCCTGAGCCCCCCGACACCCCCGAGCCCCCCGAGCCCCCTCGCCCCGGCCTCGTCAGGGACCTGCGGCAGAAATTTCAGACCCTCGACGCCGCCAGCTAAGTGGGTGACAGGGAGAAGGGGTGTCCCGTGGACCCCCGGGAGAAGGAGCACCCCGTGGACCCCCAACCTGCCTGGGAGAAGGGGCACCGCATGGACCTCCAGCCTACCTAGAAGAAGGGGCACCCCATGGACCCCCAACCTGCGCAGGAAAAGGGGCACCCCATGGATCCCCAGCTCGCTTGGGACGAGGAGCACCCTGTGGACCTCCAACCTACCTGGAAAAACGGGCGCTCCGTGGAGGCCCAGGCTGACCAGGAGAAGGGGCACCCCGTGGACTCCCAGGTTGCTTGGGAGGagcagcaccctggggacccccaacCTGCCCAGGAGCAGGGGCACCCCATGGACCCCCAGCTCACCCGGGAGAAGGAGCACCCTGCGGACCTCCAACTTACCTGGAAGAAGGGGCACCCCATAGACCCCCAGCTCACCTGGGAGAAggggcaccctggggacccTCAACTTGCCCAGGAGAAGGGGCACCCCATGAACCTCCAACCTGTCCAGGAGCAGGGGCACCCCACGTCCCCCCGGTGCCCAGCACTGTGCCCGTCTCACTTTCACGtctttattagaaaaaaaaaaccccaaactgaaCCAAAAGTTCCTCTCTGGTCACCCGCGCTCCCCCCGGGGTGGTTCGGCATGGCcgtggggtgcaggagggtcCCCCCACCCTAGCAGCGCTGGTGGGGACACAGGGTGGTGGGTGCAGACGAGGGGCGGTGGCGAGCGGTGCTCCGCGCGCCCACGGGCCGACGCTCTTTGGTTGGTGcccgcgggggggccggggctgccccctcTGCACCCACGtgctgggggggccgggggtgtTATGGCTTTGGGGGGGCACCCACAGCAGCCCCCcgtgtgggtgctgggtgccggGTGGGGGGGCATGCACGCGTGTGGGGCATGCGCACCCGTGGCCGTGCGCGCGGAGGGGTGGGTGCACCTGCATGCAGGGACACGCGTGTGCACACGTGTGCATGCAGGGACACGTGTGTGCACGGGGCTGCTGTGCGTGGGGCACCTCTGGGTGCACACGCCTGGAGGGGCACGTACACACCTACGCATACGTGTGTGCACATGGGGCACGTACACAGGGCTGTGCGTATACCTCCGCGTTCATCTCCACATAGGTGTGTGCATACCCTTAAGCATggaaatgtatgtatatatataaatacaaatatatacatacacacacgtgCACGCAGGCACGTGTTCAACGCACACCGCGTGTGCCCGCTCGTATATGTGCCGCTATATGTATACATAGATGTGAGCCCACGCGTGCGCTCGCAGAGGTGAGGGGTGCGTCGACGCGTGCCCGTACAGGGGCTGTACGGCTCCCGCACACGCGTGAAGCCTGGAGCTGCCCCTATAGACCCGGCTGTACGTGTAGGTACGCGCACACGCAGGTCCCTATGCGCACGTGGCACCGCCGGCGTGACGGGTCCCCGAGGCGCGGGGGAACCccctgggggggggtgttatttcttttttgggaAGAAGCTGAACCGTTTCTCCTTGTCCttgcggggcagggggggttcAGGGGGGgccaggggcaggggcaggctcTGCGCCTTCCCCCGGCTGCTCCGGCACTCCGTTATTGCTGTGCTCAGCCCCTGCAGCCAGgcctgcagctcctcctgcgGGCATGGGCACCGGCTCAGGGTGGGGGGCTCCCCTGGCCCCCCATCACCTTCCCAGccacccccatgtccccctggGTGATACGAGCTGCCCCACATTTTCCCCAGGCACCCATGTCCCCCTGGACACCGCCAGCCCTCCCCCATGTCCTGATGGCACCCCTGGgcaccccatgtccccccccacATCCTCATGGCACCCCTGGCCACCCCATGGCCCCGCAGGCAGTGCCAGCCACGCTGTGTGCCACTGGGCACTACGGGTCATCCTGTGTCGCCCCCCCCCTCCGGGCACTACTGGTCCACCCTGTGTCCCCTGGGCATCTCTGTCCCCCCGCCACGTCCCCTGGGCACTGCCAGTGTCCCCTGGGAACCACCAGCCACCTTCTGTGCCCCTGGACATCTCTGGccacccccatgtcccctgggCACCACTGGTGTCCCCTGGGAACCATCAGCCACCTTCTGTGCCCCTGGACACCTCTGGccacccccatgtcccctgggCACTGCCagtgtcccctgtgtcccctgggAACCACCAGCCGCCTTCTGTGCCCCTGGACATCTCTGGccacccccatgtcccctgggCACTGCCagtgtcccctgtgtcccctgggAACCACCAGCCGCCTTCTGTGCCCCTGGACATCTCTGGccacccccatgtcccctgggCACCGCCGGTGTCCCCTGGGAACCACCAGCCACCTTCTGTGCCCCTGGACATCTCTGGccacccccatgtcccctgggCACCACTGGTGTCCCCTGGGAACCATCAGCCACCTTCTGTGCCCCTGGACACCTCTGGccacccccatgtcccctgggCATCACCAGCCACCCTCTGTCCCCGTGGCCACCGCCATGTCCCCTGGGCACTACCAGCCACCCTGGGTCCTCCTGGGCACTGCTGGTCCCCTCTGTCCCCTGGGTATCTCCAGCCCCATCGTGGCCCCCCGGGCACTGCTGGccaccccgtgtccccccgGGACGCTCCTCACCTCATCCTTGCCGTGGAAGAGCCACTCGCTGCCATTGCTGAGCCTGGGGACAGAGCGCAGGTGCCGGTGAAGCGTGTGCCGCCctgtgccgtgccatgccacACCGTGCCGTGCCATACCAGGGCCGTACCTGAGTTTGAAGACGTGCTTCTTCTTCTTGTAGCCGGCGGCCACCTCGCAGAGGGCgtcctgcagccccaggggctCCTCGCCGtggcagggcagccccagcgccCGGCTCTTGGCGTCCTTGAAGAAGGCAAGCTGGCCGCCCCGCAGCACGCAGTACCGCGTGCTCCACGACCTGCCGCCACACCGCCCCGTCAGCCCGGCGCGCGCCCGCAACCGCCCGGGCACTGCCACCACCGTCACCGCCATGCCTACCGGTTGGACGCCCGTTTGGTGGCCGCCTCCAGGTCGTGCTTGCGGCCGAGGTAGCCCTCCAGCTGGACACTGCAGGTGCGGGCCGGCAGCGTGGCCGGCTCCTCCGGCTCTTCCCGTGGCAGCCGTGGACTTGGCGACGCCGGCTCCTCATCGCCCGTCGTCCGCGCCAGCTGCCGCAAAGCAACAGCCCTGTTACGCTGCGGTGTCGCTGCCCGCCACCAAAAGCCACAGCCTGAGGTCCCATCCCCTCCCACGGTGGCACTCCGCACAtgggtccctgtccccagcgGGGGCTCACGGTCCCCGAGCCGGTGGCCCAGCGGTAGGTGCCAGCCAGGCGTGGGTCACCCCCAGCTCTCGGTGCCAGTGTCCCCACCAGCTCCAGTACCCAGGAGCTGGTGGCTACTGGGAGGACCCCAGTGGGCGGCTGGGATGCGGTCCAGCCCTGGGACCCGCACCCCGGGCTCAGCGCCGTGCCAGACCCCCCCCCAGATTTGGGGTGATGGGGTTGAGCCGAGCCAGGCAAGCAGCCCTGGGAGCCACCCCGGTGTTGTCCCCCACCCAGGGGGcttggggacagtgggggaTGCTGGTGGGCAGACGGGGCCCGGTGGGGGGCCATGGTGCCTGTCCAGGGACAGCAGCTGGGTGCCACAGGAGGGGCTCAGCCAGGGTGGGTGCAGGGCCAGGGCGCGGTGATCCCAGGGTGCCCTGATCCCAGGGTGCCCGTCCCCTCCTCCTGCGCTCGGGGACGGCCCCAGACCCGCATGGCTGTGTCTGCCGGCACCGCGGGGAGCACGTGAAGGTCCTGCAGTGCGTCCGGCTGAGAGTGACGGGAGGAGGGACACTgtccctggcaggcaggaggtgaCCGTGTCCCcaagcaggcaggcagagaaggaTTGTGTCCCCAAGCAGACAGAGGGGCTTCTGTCCCCAAGCAGGTGAAAGTGACTGTGTCCCCAAGCAGGCAGAGGGGGACCCTGTCCCCAAGGAGCCAGGAGATGCCCATGTCCCCAAGTAGGCAGAGGGGGACCCTGTCCCCAAGAAGCCAGAAGATGCCCGTGTCCCCAAGCAGGCAGAGGGGGACCCTGTCCCCAAGAAGCCAGAAGATGCCCGTGTCCCCAAGCAGGCAGACGGAGTCCCGTCCCCAAGGTGCCAGAAGATGCCCGTGTCCTCAAACAGGCAGAAATGATCTTGTCCCCGAGTAGGTACTCAGGGATCCTGTCCCCAGGCAGGTGAAAGTGATCTTGTCCCCAGGGAGCCAGAAGATGCCCGTGTCCCCAAGCAGGCAGAGGGGGGtcctgtccccagggagccAGAAGATGCCCGTGTCCCCAAGCAGGCAGAGGGGGGTCCTGTCCCCAAGGAGCCAGAAGATGCCCGTGTCCCCAAGCAGGCAGAGGGGGGTCCTGTCCCCAAGGAGCCAGAAGATGCCCGTGTCCCCAAGCAggcagaagaggcagaaggggttcctgtccccaagcaggcagagcaggcaggaggagcagagaggttGGCAGCGAGCACAAGGTGGCTGACACACGGGGTGACGATGCCCTGAGGCGTGACGATGCCGTGTGCGGTAATGATGCCCCACAGGGTGCTGATGCCTTGGAGGGTGACAATGCCCCATGGGATGACGATGCCCCACGGGTGATGATGCCCCATGGGGTAATGATGTCTTGCAGGGTGCCGATGCCCCATACAGTGATGATGTCTCTTGGGGTGACAATGGCCCTCGGGGTGATGATGCCTCGCAGGGTGACATCCCCATGGCGTGACGATGCCCGAGGGATGATGAAGCCCCAAGGGCCAGGTGCTTCGTGAGCACGGCCGGCCAGGAGCGCCGTTGCTGTGTGTCCGTGGGCAGCTCTGCCCGATGTCCCCTCCGTGTcggggcagagccagccctggTTCCAGGGCTGGGTGCTTGGAAAGCCGGGTGCCGTGCGGTCGGGGCCCTGCGGTGTCCCCGCGGGTTCCTCCGGGGATGCACGCTGCCTCGCCGACAGCAGAGGATGGTGGCCGGGATCTGCCCGCCCCAGGGCAGACACtccagctctggctgctgcccCGATCCCAGAGACACcatgcacccatgggtgccagcCTCCGCCAGCTGGCCTGAGCCTGGTCATGGGGAGAAGGGGTGCTCCAAGCCGccgcagggacccccccaggagTCGGGGTGAAGGGGAAGGTGCAGCACCCGCGTGCCTGCCCGACCTTTTTGGGGTCATTTAGCATTTATTCAACTCAAGGCAAGGAACAAGGCAagggctgggggtgcggggAGCCGTCGGCATGCCACGGTCACGGGGTCTGCCAGGAGCCTGTGGGACATGCGGGGAGACCTTTtttgctgctggggaaggagaaaactaAACTCGAGAACTGACCAGCTCTGGTCCGTCAGTGGTGGGCGGAGAGGCGTCCCGCGTGCTCgcgtccttcctcttctcctcctcctcggaCCTGCGGCA is a window encoding:
- the PLEKHG3 gene encoding pleckstrin homology domain-containing family G member 3 — protein: MPVPTCPQRPALSPVPEPGHAMEEPADGGAEPWAEGLRNSNNNASPGGWTGARGGHPLAPFGGPGTEPSYLGRVVLEIVESERTYARDLRSIVEGYLGKIIDAEEPVLRPEQVSALFGNIEDIYELSSTLLQNLESCASDPVAVAVCFVTRSQEFAIYTQYCNNYPSSVAALAECMRSKPQARFLRECQERLRHALPLGAYLLKPVQRILKYHLLLQEIAKHFEHKSGDDYEVVLEAIDTMTCVAWYINDMKRKHEHAIRQQEIQSLLLGWKGPDLTSYGELVLEGTFRVQRVRHERAVFLFDKTLLITKRRGDHYVYKSHIPCSSLMLIESTRDSLCFSLAHYKHSKQQHSLQAKSVEEKRVWTHHIKRLILENHHAIIPQKAKEAILEMDLFYPPRLPRCSPEHLKKSWSCQPLGDTAAEPRQGRRQSEPFQRRDRAETLPDRLHGHMGRRQSGADAGGDWGAGGVGDGLGDAGMMPLSPDLGAQLLPAEPTKQILRQLGEQGLKHAGSDGALLEAGEPPQHPSAWAVPEGVVEEEEEEEEEETLGKDCQEELPGVGDLPVEPQEEQVGGHPPAPEGPKRPSSWGPGSCEKVSAAPQPPPRDPEGPSTHPPAPPQAGSAGEHPEGLGAPEAPSSAGTPVLPGREGEPERAAEDLQGLSSEEEEEEEEEEEGAAGSILPPSVLDQASVIAERFGGGGSFSRRSSLALDGPAARPASRSGSALSLDGGPPLEAGEPGGSRSTIPSPEPLAGARRESILSSRDRLLLDKIKSYYGHAEHRDAGFSVRRRESLSFIPKGLVRSSVCRLNGLPRPPASPEPPTQPAPGGPEASPEEPCQENGVQPPEPLLILEEDDLGAVGEGPPAGPPPQLLLTPPHAGTKVYQLARQYSLRIKSRRAGARCAPAHPEEGDPCAGTVAVPRGGGPVPSPSPGAPRSPLSPGGAEPFAWPDVRELRARFGAPRPPPVSRSRSAPEGPCRGGRPAEKERGSGRSRSAEAGGGPSTPGPVPARHGSDGALWVAAEAPLGTGQRVLVLERLPAPPEPPTYVQIRSPTTREKICLKAVVERCKAYQASEEYRRRCPEPPDTPEPPEPPRPGLVRDLRQKFQTLDAAS